From the genome of Miscanthus floridulus cultivar M001 chromosome 10, ASM1932011v1, whole genome shotgun sequence, one region includes:
- the LOC136486183 gene encoding protein DOUBLE-STRAND BREAK FORMATION-like — protein MKPNQKQKKNGTMPPAMAEQDGNAATPSALALFASRLSYRRFGDEDLRVLEAALSAGADVPALLATRSAARSLLQASAAEAFAFTATGSVLDGGSSLVVADFFARAFALVGDVESCLAMRYEALLLRDAKYCNDLHLQVSRQEWLTFAKDSHDNGFYTIASKAFANALGHIHPSHPGLLDSANSIEEKDKINDITGLQNLAKSLSAQHSVQTQSAEYMKRRASGVHEKDNFQSGKPRLSASSMFRLGIKTRNIKKLLRSQGRNLGDLKQS, from the exons ATGAAACCaaatcaaaaacaaaaaaaaaacgggACGATGCCGCCGGCGATGGCGGAGCAGGATGGAAACGCCGCGACGCCCTCCGCGCTCGCTCTCTTCGCCTCCCGCCTCTCCTATCGCAG GTTCGGGGACGAGGACCTCCGGGTGCTGGAGGCCGCGCTGTCCGCCGGCGCTGACGTACCCGCGCTGCTCGCCACGCGCTCGGCGGCCCGGAGTCTGCTTCAAGCAAGCGCGGCGGAGGCGTTCGCATTCACTGCGACGGGTTCAGTGCTGGATGGTGGGAGCAGCCTCGTCGTCGCCGACTTCTTCGCACGCGCCTTCGCGCTCGTAGGCGATGTCGAG AGCTGCCTTGCCATGAGATACGAGGCCCTGTTGCTTCGAGACGCTAAATACTGCAATGACCTTCACTTGCAAGTGTCCCGTCAGGAGTGGTTAACTTTCGCAAAGGACTCTCATGATAATGGCTTCTACACCATTGCCTCCAAG GCTTTTGCAAATGCTCTTGGGCACATTCATCCAAGCCACCCAGGGCTCTTGGACTCTGCTAATTCCATTGAGGAGAAGGACAAGATCAATGATATAACAGGACTCCAGAACTTGGCCAAGTCATTATCTGCACAACATTCTG TTCAGACACAGTCTGCTGAATACATGAAAAGGAGAGCTTCAGGTGTTCATGAGAAGGATAATTTTCAATCAGGAAAACCAAGGTTATCAGCAAGTTCAATGTTTAGGCTAGGGATTAAAACAAGGAACATAAAGAAATTGCTTCGTAGCCAGGGAAGGAACCTGGGAGATTTGAAGCAATCTTAG
- the LOC136486184 gene encoding LOB domain-containing protein 24-like has translation MAGSGSGSGSGSSSSSSPPCASCKLLRRRCTQECVFAPYFPPEDPHKFAIVHKVFGASNVSKMLQELPAQQRADAVSSLVYEANARVRDPVYGCVGAISYLQQQVSQLQVQLALAKAEILCVQVQHDDGYAQSASAAAVPAPAKQQLHHQQQLMECDAYGSLLVQNGLVMNTLNSTAVHQQQQMLGGFGSASAGNTAMMLQEACLKKESLWV, from the exons ATGGCCGGCAGCGGAAGTGGGAGTGGgagtggcagcagcagcagcagcagcccgccATGCGCATCGTGCAAGCTGCTGCGTCGGCGCTGCACGCAGGAGTGCGTGTTTGCACCCTACTTCCCTCCCGAGGATCCTCACAAGTTCGCCATCGTCCACAAGGTCTTTGGCGCCAGCAATGTCAGCAAGATGCTGCAG GAGCTGCCTGCTCAGCAGAGAGCGGACGCCGTGAGCAGCCTAGTGTACGAGGCGAACGCGCGCGTGAGGGACCCCGTGTACGGCTGCGTGGGCGCCATCTCCTATCTCCAGCAGCAGGTCTCCCAGCTCCAAGTGCAGCTCGCCCTCGCCAAGGCCGAGATCCTCTGCGTCCAGGTGCAGCACGATGACGGCTATGCACAGTCAGCTTCAGCTGCTGCCGTGCCAGCTCCGGCAAAGCAACAACTCCATCACCAGCAGCAGCTGATGGAATGCGATGCTTATGGCAGCCTGCTCGTGCAAAATGGCCTAGTGATGAACACGTTGAACAGCACTGCCGTtcatcagcagcagcagatgctggGTGGCtttggctctgcctctgcagggAACACTGCAATGATGCTGCAGGAGGCGTGCCTCAAGAAAGAGTCCCTTTGGGTATGA